The following proteins come from a genomic window of Malus sylvestris chromosome 4, drMalSylv7.2, whole genome shotgun sequence:
- the LOC126619766 gene encoding uncharacterized protein LOC126619766, producing the protein MRDFPSCFGENGVQVADSSSSNSSRTAQNLVTCVYQCRLRGQSCLITVTWSRNLMGQGLSVGIDDSSSQCLCKVDIKPWLFSKRRGSKSLEAYSSKIDIYWDLSSAKFGSGPEPLEGYYVGVVVDRQMLLLLGDMRKEAFKKTSVTPVPSSAVCVAKREHIFGKRGFATKAQFCNNGQVHDLVIECDTVGVNDPCLLVRVDSKPVMQVKRLRWKFRGNHTILVDGLAVEVFWDVHNWLFGTSPGNAVFMFKTCLSAEKLWASQPASDPSTLQWSFSQRFSDSKSQGLGFSLILYAWKNE; encoded by the coding sequence ATGAGAGATTTCCCATCttgttttggtgaaaatggggtTCAGGTTGCTGATTCTTCATCATCAAATAGTAGTAGGACTGCCCAGAATTTGGTTACTTGTGTGTATCAATGCCGGTTACGGGGCCAGTCTTGCTTGATTACTGTGACTTGGAGTAGGAATTTGATGGGTCAAGGCCTTAGTGTTGGGATAGATGATTCATCAAGTCAGTGTCTTTGTAAGGTTGATATTAAACCCTGGTTGTTCTCCAAGAGAAGAGGGTCCAAGAGTTTAGAAGCTTATTCGAGTAAAATCGATATATATTGGGACCTTTCGTCGGCAAAATTCGGATCAGGCCCTGAACCTTTGGAGGGATATTATGTGGGAGTTGTGGTGGACAGGCAAATGCTTCTCCTTCTTGGAGACATGAGAAAAGAAGCTTTCAAAAAAACTAGTGTCACCCCTGTGCCTTCGAGTGCCGTTTGCGTTGCTAAGAGAGAGCACATTTTTGGTAAGAGGGGCTTCGCTACAAAGGCTCAGTTTTGCAATAATGGTCAAGTTCATGATCTTGTAATTGAGTGTGACACTGTCGGGGTCAATGATCCATGCCTCCTGGTGCGCGTTGACAGCAAGCCTGTGATGCAGGTAAAGAGACTTCGGTGGAAGTTCCGAGGGAACCATACCATCTTGGTTGATGGGCTTGCTGTTGAAGTTTTCTGGGATGTTCACAATTGGCTCTTTGGTACATCACCTGGAAATGCTGTTTTTATGTTCAAGACATGCCTCTCAGCCGAGAAGCTGTGGGCTAGTCAACCAGCCTCTGATCCAAGCACGTTGCAGTGGTCATTTTCACAGAGATTCTCAGATAGTAAGTCACAAGGTCTAGGATTCTCGCTGATTTTGTATGCTTGGAAGAATGAATAG
- the LOC126620036 gene encoding protein NDL2-like, producing MGDSSDSVSIDIDMIPLGGKECVVKTSKGPVSVLVCGDQGKPALITYPDVALNYMSCFQGLLFCSDAASLLLHNFCIYHIDAPGHELGADVISSDAPLLSVDDLADQVVEVLDFFGLKEVLCLGVTAGAYILTLFAMKYQERVLGLILVSPICKVPSWTEWIYNKVLLNLLYFYGMCDIVKECLLQRYFSKELRSGIHGGESDVIEACQRLLDERQSSNVLRFLQATNERHDLTQGLKNLQCKTLIFVGERSPFHAESVYMNARMNRRSCALVEVQACGSLVTEEHPYAMITPIELFLRGFGYYRQPHFTSSSSNDSNPTSPSKINSCIAPELLSPESLGIKLKPIKTRVAIEV from the exons ATGGGCGATTCGAGTGACTCGGTCTCCATTGACATTGATATGATACCTTTAGGAGGGAAG GAATGTGTGGTGAAAACAAGCAAAGGGCCGGTCTCTGTGCTTGTTTGTGGGGATCAAGGAAAGCCTGCTTTGATAACATACCCAGATGTTGCTCTCAATT ACATGTCCTGTTTCCAAGGCCTCCTCTTTTGCTCGGATGCTGCATCATTGCTGCTTCATAACTTTTGCATTTACCACATCGATGCACCCGGCCATGAG TTGGGAGCTGATGTGATTTCTTCAGATGCCCCCTTGCTTAGTGTGGATGACCTTGCAGACCAGGTGGTCGAAGTGCTCGATTTCTTTGG GTTGAAAGAAGTGCTGTGCTTGGGTGTAACAGCTGGTGCTTATATCCTTACACTCTTTGCA ATGAAGTATCAAGAACGGGTGCTTGGGTTAATTCTTGTGTCTCCTATCTGCAAAGTACCTTCATGGACTGAATGGATTTACAACAAG GTATTGTTGAACTTGCTATACTTTTATGGCATGTGTGATATAGTAAAGGAATGCCTACTGCAGCGTTACTTCAGTAAGGAGCTTAGGTCTGGCATACACGGTGGAGAGTCAGATGTTATAGAAGCTTGCCAAAGG TTATTGGATGAAAGACAAAGTTCGAATGTCTTGCGGTTCCTTCAAGCAACTAATGA GAGGCACGACCTTACCCAGGGCTTGAAGAATTTGCAGTGTAAGACTCttatttttgtgggtgaaagaagtCCATTCCATGCTGAATCCGTCTATATGAATGCCAGAATGAACCGAAGAAGTTGTGCTCTTGTTGAG GTTCAGGCATGCGGCTCGCTGGTAACAGAAGAGCACCCATACGCAATGATAACTCCGATTGAACTCTTCCTCAGGGGTTTTGGGTACTACAGACAACCACATTTTACTTCCTCATCAAGTAACGACTCGAATCCCACCAGCCCCTCAAAAATCAATTCATGCATAGCGCCCGAACTTCTTTCTCCTGAGAGCCTGGGAATCAAGCTCAAACCGATCAAGACACGGGTAGCCATCGAAGTTTGA
- the LOC126617739 gene encoding protein tesmin/TSO1-like CXC 2 isoform X1, giving the protein MDTPLKNNQTTPTTPLPANYEDSPVFNYISNLSPIEPVKSAGNDHHTFNSLAFASLPSIFASPQNLSIPETRFVLRRHHFSDSPKLESFQSGNRNRKSDAVPVSVEQSYLGTDQPECFASGSSSDAVPTENLELPVEFLNTLKYSSGSPHSNDVHSKGRHSFFEREAQLCRIRRVEQKKDAAGGDLVRLISDDQLKFDSTTIKENRAGHDPKPVDPGEISFMSKILRDNDIEVKESAGPIYFGEQCGSGKVSNQPEGIGRTKETDEASAIHSGTLLEKLNVNDPSGIVDEKSPKCIHSSCKPSSQSYAIRRRCLDFERPATYKRKSIDACGDSSASVLSSCEVASVEKQLVQTIKGCDYSSSRLPGIGLHLNALATTIESNLSTVVKHEVHASESQAINLPNSKISSTSLTPSEVSRDESCKDKAQVAVTSPQICAPGGQEPDHSSPEKKRLKLQPAGESLACKRCNCKRSKCLKLYCDCFAAGLYCIEPCSCQECFNKPIYENIVLENRKLIESRNPLAFAPKVIAKAVAIPQYAEETNSTPSSARHKRGCNCRKSSCLKKYCECFQGGAGCGILCRCVGCKNTFGRKDEAEQAEVGGDESVDPRKDAVNVSLPTVRDQDLLMAPPGICRPPPGQLTSSSKGRPKIFSLHSVLSSSQHEKHLQAIPEDVTLETLASSCSQPSGLKSTSPNSKRVSPPHSSGEFGSAWRGGRKLVLRSIPPFPTLESPRKQSLPPQ; this is encoded by the exons ATGGACACTCCTCTGAAGAACAATCAGACCACCCCCACCACACCTCTTCCTGCAAACTACGAG GATTCCCCTGTGTTCAACTACATTAGCAATCTTTCCCCAATTGAGCCGGTGAAGTCCGCAGGAAATGATCATCACACTTTCAACTCCCTAGCTTTTGCATCTCTTCCTTCTATTTTCGCTTCGCCGCAGAATCTCTCCATCCCCGAAACCAGATTCGTACTTAGAAG GCACCACTTCTCTGATTCACCGAAACTTGAGTCCTTTCAGAGTGGAAACCGAAATAGGAAAAGTGATGCAGTTCCAGTTTCTGTTGAGCAATCGTATTTAGGTACTGACCAACCGGAATGCTTTGCATCCGGAAGTTCTTCAGATGCAGTACCAACTGAGAATTTGGAACTACCGGTTGAGTTTCTAAATACCTTAAAGTATAGTTCTGGTAGCCCACATAGCAATGATGTACATTCGAAAGGAAGGCATTCATTTTTTGAGAGGGAAGCGCAATTGTGCAGAATTCGCAGAGTTGAGCAGAAGAAAGACGCAGCCGGAGGCGATTTGGTTAGGTTGATTTCTGATGATCAGTTAAAATTTGATTCCACAACCATTAAAGAGAATCGTGCGGGGCACGATCCTAAGCCAGTAGATCCTGGAGAAATCTCTTTTATGTCAAAAATCCTACGAGACAATGATATTGAAGTCAAGGAATCTGCTGGTCCTATCTATTTCGGTGAACAATGCGGATCGGGGAAGGTCAGTAATCAACCAGAAGGTATTGGGAGAACTAAGGAAACAGATGAAGCTTCTGCGATACATTCTGGAACTTTATTGGAGAAGTTAAATGTTAATGATCCAAGTGGTATTGTGGACGAAAAGTCGCCGAAGTGTATACATTCTAGCTGCAAG CCTAGTTCTCAGTCATACGCAATACGCAGACGCTGTTTGGATTTTGAAAGGCCAGCAACGTACAAAAGGAAATCAATAGATGCCTGTGGCGATTCTTCAGCCTCAGTACTGTCCAGTTGTGAAGTCGCCTCAGTCGAAAAGCAGTTGGTTCAAACTATAAAAGGTTGTGATTATTCATCTTCTCGGTTACCTGGTATTGGTTTGCACTTGAATGCTCTTGCAACTACTATTGAAAGTAATTTAAGTACGGTTGTCAAGCACGAGGTTCACGCTTCTGAGAGTCAAGCGATTAATTTGCCAAACTCCAAGATATCTAGTACTTCTTTGACTCCCAGTGAGGTTTCTCGTGATGAATCATGTAAAGATAAAGCTCAGGTTGCAGTAACTTCACCCCAAATATGTGCACCAGGTGGTCAAGAACCTGACCATAGTAGTCCTGAGAAGAAAAG GCTTAAGTTGCAGCCTGCTGGagaaagcttggcttgcaaacGCTGCAATTGTAAGAGATCAAAATGCTTGAAACT TTATTGCGACTGTTTTGCTGCTGGTCTCTACTGTATTGAGCCTTGTTCATGTCAAGAATGCTTCAACAAGCCTATTTATGAGAACATTGTTTTAGAGAATCGCAAACTGATTGAATCCCGCAACCCACTTGCATTTGCTCCCAAAGTGATTGCAAAAGCCGTTGCTATTCCACAGTATGCG GAGGAAACTAACTCGACTCCGTCTTCAGCTAGGCATAAAAGGGGATGCAATTGTAGAAAATCAAGTTGCTTGAAAAAGTACTGTGAATGCTTTCAG GGCGGTGCTGGATGCGGCATCCTCTGCAGATGTGTAGGGTGTAAAAACACTTTTGGTCGGAAAGATG AAGCTGAACAAGCTGAAGTTGGAGGAGATGAATCAGTAGATCCGAGAAAGGATGCAGTGAATGTCAGTTTACCAACAGTGAGGGATCAAGATCTCCTAATGGCACCTCCGGGGATTTGCAG ACCTCCTCCAGGCCAACTGACATCTTCTTCTAAGGGGAGACCGAAAATATTTTCTCTGCACTCTGTTCTGTCATCTTCTCAGCATGAAAAGCATCTTCAGGCAATTCCAGAAGACGTAACTCTTGAGACGTTGGCTAGCAGTTGCTCACAACCTAGCGGTTTGAAGTCAACCTCTCCAAACTCAAAGAGGGTATCGCCTCCTCACAGCAGCGGTGAGTTTGGATCAGCTTGGAGGGGTGGCAGGAAGTTAGTTCTGAGATCCATTCCACCATTCCCAACTCTGGAATCACCACGAAAGCAGTCACTTCCGCCACAATAA
- the LOC126617739 gene encoding protein tesmin/TSO1-like CXC 2 isoform X2, translated as MDTPLKNNQTTPTTPLPANYEDSPVFNYISNLSPIEPVKSAGNDHHTFNSLAFASLPSIFASPQNLSIPETRFVLRRHHFSDSPKLESFQSGNRNRKSDAVPVSVEQSYLGTDQPECFASGSSSDAVPTENLELPVEFLNTLKYSSGSPHSNDVHSKGRHSFFEREAQLCRIRRVEQKKDAAGGDLVRLISDDQLKFDSTTIKENRAGHDPKPVDPGEISFMSKILRDNDIEVKESAGPIYFGEQCGSGKVSNQPEGIGRTKETDEASAIHSGTLLEKLNVNDPSGIVDEKSPKCIHSSCKSYAIRRRCLDFERPATYKRKSIDACGDSSASVLSSCEVASVEKQLVQTIKGCDYSSSRLPGIGLHLNALATTIESNLSTVVKHEVHASESQAINLPNSKISSTSLTPSEVSRDESCKDKAQVAVTSPQICAPGGQEPDHSSPEKKRLKLQPAGESLACKRCNCKRSKCLKLYCDCFAAGLYCIEPCSCQECFNKPIYENIVLENRKLIESRNPLAFAPKVIAKAVAIPQYAEETNSTPSSARHKRGCNCRKSSCLKKYCECFQGGAGCGILCRCVGCKNTFGRKDEAEQAEVGGDESVDPRKDAVNVSLPTVRDQDLLMAPPGICRPPPGQLTSSSKGRPKIFSLHSVLSSSQHEKHLQAIPEDVTLETLASSCSQPSGLKSTSPNSKRVSPPHSSGEFGSAWRGGRKLVLRSIPPFPTLESPRKQSLPPQ; from the exons ATGGACACTCCTCTGAAGAACAATCAGACCACCCCCACCACACCTCTTCCTGCAAACTACGAG GATTCCCCTGTGTTCAACTACATTAGCAATCTTTCCCCAATTGAGCCGGTGAAGTCCGCAGGAAATGATCATCACACTTTCAACTCCCTAGCTTTTGCATCTCTTCCTTCTATTTTCGCTTCGCCGCAGAATCTCTCCATCCCCGAAACCAGATTCGTACTTAGAAG GCACCACTTCTCTGATTCACCGAAACTTGAGTCCTTTCAGAGTGGAAACCGAAATAGGAAAAGTGATGCAGTTCCAGTTTCTGTTGAGCAATCGTATTTAGGTACTGACCAACCGGAATGCTTTGCATCCGGAAGTTCTTCAGATGCAGTACCAACTGAGAATTTGGAACTACCGGTTGAGTTTCTAAATACCTTAAAGTATAGTTCTGGTAGCCCACATAGCAATGATGTACATTCGAAAGGAAGGCATTCATTTTTTGAGAGGGAAGCGCAATTGTGCAGAATTCGCAGAGTTGAGCAGAAGAAAGACGCAGCCGGAGGCGATTTGGTTAGGTTGATTTCTGATGATCAGTTAAAATTTGATTCCACAACCATTAAAGAGAATCGTGCGGGGCACGATCCTAAGCCAGTAGATCCTGGAGAAATCTCTTTTATGTCAAAAATCCTACGAGACAATGATATTGAAGTCAAGGAATCTGCTGGTCCTATCTATTTCGGTGAACAATGCGGATCGGGGAAGGTCAGTAATCAACCAGAAGGTATTGGGAGAACTAAGGAAACAGATGAAGCTTCTGCGATACATTCTGGAACTTTATTGGAGAAGTTAAATGTTAATGATCCAAGTGGTATTGTGGACGAAAAGTCGCCGAAGTGTATACATTCTAGCTGCAAG TCATACGCAATACGCAGACGCTGTTTGGATTTTGAAAGGCCAGCAACGTACAAAAGGAAATCAATAGATGCCTGTGGCGATTCTTCAGCCTCAGTACTGTCCAGTTGTGAAGTCGCCTCAGTCGAAAAGCAGTTGGTTCAAACTATAAAAGGTTGTGATTATTCATCTTCTCGGTTACCTGGTATTGGTTTGCACTTGAATGCTCTTGCAACTACTATTGAAAGTAATTTAAGTACGGTTGTCAAGCACGAGGTTCACGCTTCTGAGAGTCAAGCGATTAATTTGCCAAACTCCAAGATATCTAGTACTTCTTTGACTCCCAGTGAGGTTTCTCGTGATGAATCATGTAAAGATAAAGCTCAGGTTGCAGTAACTTCACCCCAAATATGTGCACCAGGTGGTCAAGAACCTGACCATAGTAGTCCTGAGAAGAAAAG GCTTAAGTTGCAGCCTGCTGGagaaagcttggcttgcaaacGCTGCAATTGTAAGAGATCAAAATGCTTGAAACT TTATTGCGACTGTTTTGCTGCTGGTCTCTACTGTATTGAGCCTTGTTCATGTCAAGAATGCTTCAACAAGCCTATTTATGAGAACATTGTTTTAGAGAATCGCAAACTGATTGAATCCCGCAACCCACTTGCATTTGCTCCCAAAGTGATTGCAAAAGCCGTTGCTATTCCACAGTATGCG GAGGAAACTAACTCGACTCCGTCTTCAGCTAGGCATAAAAGGGGATGCAATTGTAGAAAATCAAGTTGCTTGAAAAAGTACTGTGAATGCTTTCAG GGCGGTGCTGGATGCGGCATCCTCTGCAGATGTGTAGGGTGTAAAAACACTTTTGGTCGGAAAGATG AAGCTGAACAAGCTGAAGTTGGAGGAGATGAATCAGTAGATCCGAGAAAGGATGCAGTGAATGTCAGTTTACCAACAGTGAGGGATCAAGATCTCCTAATGGCACCTCCGGGGATTTGCAG ACCTCCTCCAGGCCAACTGACATCTTCTTCTAAGGGGAGACCGAAAATATTTTCTCTGCACTCTGTTCTGTCATCTTCTCAGCATGAAAAGCATCTTCAGGCAATTCCAGAAGACGTAACTCTTGAGACGTTGGCTAGCAGTTGCTCACAACCTAGCGGTTTGAAGTCAACCTCTCCAAACTCAAAGAGGGTATCGCCTCCTCACAGCAGCGGTGAGTTTGGATCAGCTTGGAGGGGTGGCAGGAAGTTAGTTCTGAGATCCATTCCACCATTCCCAACTCTGGAATCACCACGAAAGCAGTCACTTCCGCCACAATAA